A genomic segment from Chitinophaga flava encodes:
- a CDS encoding NmrA/HSCARG family protein, whose protein sequence is MIANSKEQDKPLITITGVLGKQGRSAAYTLLESGRYRVRGITRRIDSPEALSLAAQGVELVSIPLDLGYKNEFVEAFRGSEGVFMMTPSINPPATHEFELGKQLADAAVEAGVQHIIFSSLENVDKITGGELSAPHFTDKAKVEEYIRTLPVTSSFIYMAFFYTNLIEFYTPAVEGDTLVFPIYLPKDFRAPFVDPLTATGPAVLEILSNPTKYAGESLPVIGDIISPQEMVDTFIRVTGKKAVYSAAFTRDELLQHFPEFGSNEALVQEILGMVEYAVKYEYYGKDRDLFWSRKMNPNTLNWEQFLRTSGWMGQKLSY, encoded by the coding sequence ATGATTGCTAATTCAAAAGAACAAGATAAACCGCTCATCACTATTACCGGTGTGCTGGGCAAACAGGGTCGCAGTGCCGCATACACGCTGTTGGAAAGCGGGCGTTATCGTGTAAGGGGCATCACCCGCCGCATTGATTCGCCGGAGGCGCTTAGTCTGGCAGCACAAGGAGTTGAACTGGTAAGTATACCACTTGATCTGGGATATAAAAATGAATTTGTGGAAGCATTCCGGGGTTCGGAAGGGGTGTTCATGATGACGCCCAGTATTAACCCGCCTGCAACCCACGAGTTCGAGTTAGGTAAACAGCTGGCTGATGCAGCAGTTGAAGCTGGAGTACAACATATTATCTTCAGCAGCCTGGAAAATGTAGATAAAATTACAGGTGGGGAACTGTCTGCGCCCCATTTTACAGACAAGGCTAAGGTAGAAGAATATATCCGCACGCTACCAGTCACCAGTTCATTTATTTACATGGCGTTCTTTTACACGAATCTGATTGAATTTTATACACCGGCTGTGGAAGGCGATACACTTGTATTTCCGATTTATTTACCCAAAGACTTCCGTGCGCCATTTGTTGATCCGCTTACGGCTACAGGCCCTGCCGTGTTGGAAATTTTGTCCAACCCAACTAAATATGCAGGGGAGTCGTTGCCGGTAATCGGTGATATCATTTCACCTCAGGAGATGGTCGATACTTTTATCCGGGTGACAGGTAAGAAAGCGGTATATAGTGCTGCATTTACAAGGGATGAGCTACTACAGCATTTTCCGGAATTTGGTTCCAATGAGGCTTTAGTGCAGGAGATTTTGGGGATGGTGGAATACGCAGTTAAATATGAATATTACGGAAAAGATCGTGACCTGTTTTGGAGTAGAAAAATGAACCCGAATACACTCAATTGGGAGCAATTTCTGCGCACCTCTGGTTGGATGGGCCAAAAACTTTCATATTGA
- a CDS encoding cytochrome c family protein produces MPIDVLFQPGGVPPSSWGTLVSPQYAAKFKTQRLLMNPGKTKLLTFTTKFALDTTFGLDPDQAAPFGKPNWLGAQNNTNVWYEIKLNKDYYDFVIKNGYYNAVTQHDSAKNGVPLNFPQGVYNGAVGAIEVKAAWMEVDSINSPKWQRYKLSQATVFDSATGKLRETTVALVGLHILHKTQNQPTWVWATFEQVDNVPGTNNQDPPPYGYNFNSANCIPRKVNLKGGGTVTVGCTPNTSPPYYLSQAKPVPIQLTRLNPIDPTDAVPINDSMQNNIRKFYPQSVFQYYELVDVIWSQTLQPDKTTPIQAPFPLNTSAMLSGAHIVANTILESYVQNTNTCYSCHKYSTIASYPADSVNNNIFGDFSFAISAAQYPLSKAKKK; encoded by the coding sequence ATGCCAATAGATGTGCTGTTTCAGCCGGGAGGCGTGCCGCCGTCATCATGGGGCACGCTTGTTTCGCCGCAATATGCCGCCAAGTTTAAAACACAAAGATTGCTGATGAATCCGGGTAAAACGAAATTGTTAACCTTCACCACCAAGTTTGCACTTGATACCACATTTGGCCTGGATCCCGATCAGGCAGCGCCTTTTGGCAAACCCAACTGGCTGGGCGCTCAAAATAACACCAATGTATGGTATGAGATCAAGCTGAATAAGGATTATTATGATTTTGTAATCAAGAACGGTTATTACAATGCCGTCACACAGCATGATTCGGCTAAAAACGGCGTCCCGCTTAATTTTCCGCAAGGCGTATATAACGGCGCAGTAGGCGCTATAGAAGTAAAAGCCGCATGGATGGAAGTGGACAGCATTAATTCACCTAAATGGCAGCGATATAAACTCTCCCAGGCAACTGTATTTGATTCCGCTACAGGGAAATTAAGGGAAACAACTGTTGCTTTGGTAGGTTTGCACATCCTGCATAAAACACAGAATCAACCGACCTGGGTATGGGCTACTTTTGAACAGGTAGATAATGTACCGGGCACCAACAATCAAGATCCCCCACCATACGGATATAATTTTAATAGCGCGAATTGTATTCCCCGCAAGGTAAACCTGAAAGGAGGAGGTACTGTAACAGTAGGCTGTACACCGAATACTTCGCCGCCCTATTACCTGTCGCAGGCAAAACCAGTACCTATACAGCTTACCAGGTTAAACCCGATTGATCCGACAGATGCCGTGCCTATCAATGATAGTATGCAAAACAATATCAGGAAATTTTATCCTCAATCGGTTTTTCAGTATTATGAACTGGTAGATGTTATCTGGTCGCAAACGTTGCAGCCAGACAAGACAACGCCCATTCAGGCTCCGTTTCCGCTAAATACATCCGCTATGCTGAGCGGCGCTCATATAGTGGCCAATACGATCCTTGAAAGTTATGTACAGAATACCAACACTTGCTATAGTTGTCATAAATACAGCACCATTGCATCTTATCCTGCCGACTCAGTGAACAATAATATCTTCGGCGATTTTAGTTTCGCGATATCTGCCGCTCAATACCCGCTATCAAAGGCGAAGAAAAAATGA
- a CDS encoding MBOAT family O-acyltransferase, with translation MGKLQVSILIISSLLFYAYGQPALLLLLLCSASINIMMSYMTVYGSVNHRKLYVTLGVVLNLAILAYFKYGSLLAHTFMDTSKGLGHYLIMTPLPIGISFYTFEGISLLLDVYSNRHADVLTIDKSIGKHVTKTLFFISFFPHLIAGPILKAYEFYPQIKEKSIKTIDWDYVFRKLTAGYFFKMVIADNLSNFTFWMTAPYFQTLSSITLIVMLLGYSIQIFADFAGYSMIALGLAKLFGYDLLENFNFPYISTSFSEFWRRWHISLSTFLKEYLYIPLGGNRKGHVRTYFNLTITMVLGGLWHGAGWSYAVWGAFHGLALAIERLINQTFRIKIESRIGIILKGCMVFSFVTLAWLLFRLPFHDVVDYLKAIGTNVHVPNNRLILVCIIIYSMPVVLYHIHYLMPADWRLNSTVNRYKYLANAIMLFLIAVNSGPSGSFIYFQF, from the coding sequence ATGGGAAAATTGCAGGTCAGTATCCTGATCATTTCCAGTTTGCTTTTTTATGCATATGGACAGCCTGCTTTATTACTACTACTGCTCTGTTCTGCCTCAATAAATATTATGATGAGTTACATGACAGTTTACGGTTCAGTTAACCACAGAAAGCTGTATGTCACCCTTGGAGTCGTTTTAAATCTGGCTATTTTGGCTTATTTCAAATATGGGTCTTTACTCGCTCATACCTTTATGGATACCTCGAAAGGTTTAGGCCATTATCTTATCATGACTCCATTACCAATTGGAATTTCTTTTTATACATTTGAAGGTATCAGTCTGCTGCTAGATGTTTACTCAAACAGACATGCTGATGTGCTGACCATTGATAAATCAATTGGGAAACATGTAACTAAAACGCTCTTCTTTATTTCCTTTTTCCCACACCTTATTGCAGGCCCTATTCTGAAAGCGTATGAGTTTTACCCACAGATCAAAGAGAAGAGCATTAAGACAATTGACTGGGATTATGTATTCAGAAAATTGACAGCAGGGTATTTTTTCAAGATGGTGATAGCAGACAACCTGTCAAATTTCACTTTCTGGATGACGGCGCCATATTTTCAAACACTATCCAGTATCACCCTTATTGTAATGCTTTTGGGATATTCCATCCAGATCTTTGCTGATTTTGCAGGATATTCAATGATCGCGCTGGGGTTGGCTAAATTGTTTGGATACGATTTGCTGGAGAACTTTAACTTTCCATACATTTCCACTTCCTTTTCTGAGTTTTGGAGAAGATGGCATATTTCATTATCTACTTTTCTGAAAGAGTATCTCTATATTCCACTTGGAGGTAATAGAAAGGGGCACGTCAGAACATATTTTAACCTTACGATCACGATGGTTCTCGGAGGGTTATGGCATGGTGCAGGCTGGAGCTACGCAGTATGGGGCGCATTTCATGGATTAGCACTGGCTATCGAAAGACTGATCAATCAGACCTTCCGTATAAAAATTGAAAGCCGGATAGGCATCATTCTGAAGGGTTGTATGGTTTTTTCTTTTGTAACACTTGCCTGGTTGCTTTTCCGGCTACCATTTCATGACGTGGTGGATTATCTGAAAGCCATCGGGACGAACGTTCACGTGCCGAACAACCGTCTGATATTGGTTTGCATTATTATCTACTCTATGCCAGTAGTTTTGTATCATATTCACTACCTAATGCCAGCAGATTGGCGATTAAACAGCACAGTTAATCGTTATAAATATCTAGCTAATGCTATTATGTTGTTTTTGATCGCAGTGAATAGCGGGCCATCAGGCTCATTTATTTATTTTCAATTTTAA
- a CDS encoding RNA polymerase sigma factor has protein sequence MEDLQQLVRECLANDRRSQEKLYRKFYPALFLLCRKFFSQPEEAVEVLNDGMLQVFTQLEKYDAAKGEFFNWVYTVVRNTALDKIRSRKWPSHNEIDEEVVTTQNNTLDKLAWEDIYKLLDALPPSTRAVCTLFYLEGFPVKDIAEMLKQSPGTVKWHLSETRSKLKPILEQHYLK, from the coding sequence TTGGAAGATTTACAGCAATTGGTACGTGAGTGCCTGGCCAACGACAGACGTAGCCAGGAAAAACTATACCGGAAGTTCTACCCGGCACTATTCTTATTGTGCCGGAAATTCTTCAGCCAGCCTGAAGAAGCAGTGGAAGTACTGAACGATGGTATGCTGCAGGTATTTACACAACTGGAAAAATATGACGCCGCTAAAGGGGAATTCTTTAACTGGGTGTATACTGTTGTCAGAAATACGGCACTGGACAAAATACGCAGCCGTAAATGGCCATCACATAATGAAATAGATGAAGAAGTAGTGACGACGCAGAATAATACGCTGGACAAACTGGCCTGGGAAGATATCTATAAGCTGCTCGACGCATTACCTCCATCTACCAGAGCTGTGTGCACACTGTTTTATCTGGAAGGCTTTCCGGTGAAAGATATTGCCGAAATGCTTAAACAAAGCCCGGGAACAGTGAAATGGCACCTGAGTGAAACACGAAGCAAACTGAAACCGATATTGGAGCAACACTACCTTAAATGA
- a CDS encoding DUF6036 family nucleotidyltransferase: MVSFFEKIIAILHELNIPYMLSGSVAMSLYVVPRATRDFDFVIHLESKDIDRFIANFENGYYCDKDAIQDAINRRSMFNIIDHASGFKADFVVLKPDPFRQMEFSRRVQIDFYGQVVYVVSVEDLLLSKLIWIQDYQSAIQMEDIRNLASLENLDWDYIRTWINKLNLNTFNLLEV; this comes from the coding sequence ATGGTTTCTTTTTTCGAAAAAATAATAGCGATACTCCATGAACTCAATATCCCATATATGCTTTCAGGTAGTGTGGCGATGAGCTTATACGTTGTACCAAGAGCTACAAGGGATTTTGACTTCGTCATACATCTTGAATCTAAAGATATTGACCGCTTTATTGCAAATTTTGAAAATGGATATTATTGTGATAAAGATGCTATACAAGATGCAATAAACCGTCGAAGCATGTTTAATATTATTGATCATGCATCTGGTTTTAAAGCGGATTTTGTTGTTTTGAAGCCTGATCCATTCAGGCAAATGGAATTCAGCAGGAGAGTGCAGATAGATTTTTATGGTCAGGTTGTCTACGTAGTTTCTGTCGAAGATCTGCTTCTTTCCAAACTTATTTGGATTCAGGATTATCAGTCGGCGATACAAATGGAGGATATCAGGAATTTGGCTTCGCTCGAGAATCTGGATTGGGACTATATTAGAACATGGATTAATAAGCTCAACTTAAATACATTTAATCTTCTTGAAGTATGA
- a CDS encoding GNAT family N-acetyltransferase, producing the protein MMNGNEIILRKTEPTDLAFFFIFQLDTEANYLAAFTSKDPTDKTAYLQKYSKLLDDPTINMQTIIVGNSIAGSIAAFEMEGEAEVTYWIDKKFWGKGIATKALQAFLKSENRRPVFGRVAFDNFGSQKVLEKCNFVKIGTDKGFANARQAEIEEFIYKLI; encoded by the coding sequence ATGATGAACGGTAATGAAATCATATTGCGAAAGACAGAACCTACTGATTTAGCGTTCTTCTTTATCTTTCAGCTTGACACTGAAGCAAACTATTTAGCTGCTTTCACATCAAAAGATCCAACAGATAAAACAGCATATCTTCAGAAATATTCAAAACTGCTGGATGACCCGACTATAAATATGCAGACAATCATTGTCGGTAACAGTATTGCAGGAAGTATTGCAGCATTTGAGATGGAAGGTGAAGCAGAAGTTACCTATTGGATTGACAAAAAGTTCTGGGGTAAAGGAATTGCGACAAAAGCGCTTCAGGCGTTTCTAAAAAGCGAAAACAGGAGACCTGTTTTCGGACGGGTGGCATTTGACAATTTCGGCTCACAGAAAGTTTTAGAGAAATGTAATTTCGTAAAAATCGGTACAGACAAAGGTTTCGCCAATGCACGACAAGCAGAAATAGAGGAGTTTATTTACAAACTGATTTAA
- a CDS encoding helix-turn-helix domain-containing protein, which produces MKKEENVRIKFDSISDAHQTLGLPKPVHPLISLINSANTQAGAMLPAGTHVLNFYKVSYRPRLSGKLKYGQGYYDFDEGGLLFAAHYLVRGSNNDKEVRECSLYTLLIHPDFLWNYPLAKKIKKYGFFSYSANEALHLSESEKITIISIFRIIEEELNSRIDDFSQDILISQIELLLNYADRFYKRQFITRKAVSSDLLQKLEEILDEYFNNEKSLSQGIPTVQYLAEMMNITPSYLSDMLRSLTGQNAQQHIHHKLIEKAKEKLSTTSLSVSEVAYELGFEHSQSFSKLFKTKTNLSPLEFRRSFN; this is translated from the coding sequence ATGAAAAAGGAAGAGAACGTCCGGATTAAATTTGATTCAATTTCAGACGCACATCAAACCTTAGGCTTGCCTAAGCCTGTACATCCGTTGATAAGTCTGATCAATAGTGCTAATACTCAGGCCGGAGCAATGCTGCCAGCAGGCACTCATGTACTGAACTTTTATAAAGTATCGTACCGGCCAAGACTCAGCGGGAAATTAAAATATGGCCAGGGTTATTATGATTTTGATGAAGGTGGATTATTGTTCGCTGCCCACTACCTGGTTAGGGGCAGCAATAACGATAAAGAGGTTAGGGAATGCTCCCTGTATACTTTGCTGATCCATCCGGATTTTTTGTGGAATTATCCTTTGGCTAAAAAAATAAAAAAGTATGGCTTCTTTTCTTATTCGGCCAATGAAGCATTACATCTTTCAGAAAGTGAGAAAATAACGATCATTTCTATTTTCAGGATTATAGAAGAAGAGTTAAACAGCAGGATAGATGATTTTAGCCAGGATATCCTGATCTCCCAGATAGAGTTGTTATTGAATTATGCTGATCGTTTTTACAAGCGTCAATTCATTACCCGCAAAGCTGTAAGCAGCGACCTGTTACAAAAGCTGGAAGAAATTTTAGACGAATATTTCAACAATGAAAAATCATTAAGCCAGGGCATTCCGACCGTTCAATACCTTGCAGAAATGATGAATATAACACCGAGTTATCTAAGTGATATGCTGCGTTCCCTCACCGGGCAAAATGCACAGCAGCACATACATCATAAACTCATAGAAAAGGCGAAAGAAAAATTATCTACAACCAGCTTGTCAGTAAGTGAGGTTGCCTACGAATTGGGTTTTGAACACTCACAGTCGTTTAGTAAACTATTCAAAACAAAAACTAATCTTTCACCCCTCGAATTCAGGCGGTCTTTTAACTGA
- a CDS encoding SDR family NAD(P)-dependent oxidoreductase, producing MTHQNDHSGGKKVWFITGASRGFGRVWADAALTRGDKVAATARTLASIADLKEKYGANVLTLELDVTRPDQVKEVVAQAHAHFGRLDVVLNNAGYSLVGMIEEASADDVRALFETNIFGALAVIQAVLPLLRKQGAGHILGVSSTLGHTTLPVIGYYCSSKWAFEAIHESLAMEVKPFGIKVTIIEPGAYATEFGSKESLKFAAGLDIYAEHKTQFAERLKNTEKGDPAATPQALFQIVDSGNPPLRFNLGSHNLPLVRAAYAERLAIWEEWESVSNSAQGNSK from the coding sequence ATGACACATCAAAATGATCATTCAGGAGGAAAGAAGGTTTGGTTTATTACCGGGGCCTCCCGTGGTTTTGGACGCGTTTGGGCCGATGCTGCGCTTACCCGCGGAGATAAGGTGGCCGCGACGGCGCGGACGTTAGCAAGTATCGCCGATCTCAAAGAAAAGTACGGTGCAAACGTGCTGACATTGGAGCTTGATGTAACCAGGCCGGACCAGGTAAAAGAGGTAGTGGCGCAAGCGCATGCTCACTTTGGAAGGCTGGATGTGGTACTCAACAATGCGGGCTATTCACTGGTCGGTATGATCGAGGAAGCCAGTGCTGATGATGTCCGTGCGCTCTTTGAGACGAACATCTTTGGTGCATTGGCGGTCATCCAGGCTGTCTTACCTTTGTTACGAAAACAAGGTGCGGGGCACATTCTTGGTGTATCAAGTACGCTTGGTCATACAACGTTGCCTGTGATTGGCTACTACTGTTCGTCAAAATGGGCATTCGAGGCTATTCATGAAAGTCTGGCGATGGAAGTTAAACCTTTCGGGATAAAAGTAACGATCATAGAACCCGGTGCATATGCTACCGAATTTGGAAGCAAGGAGTCTTTGAAATTTGCAGCTGGTCTTGATATTTACGCAGAGCATAAAACACAATTTGCAGAGAGACTGAAAAATACCGAAAAGGGCGATCCTGCTGCAACACCACAGGCACTTTTCCAGATTGTCGATAGCGGTAATCCGCCGCTGAGATTTAATCTCGGTAGCCACAATCTACCTTTGGTAAGGGCCGCTTATGCGGAACGGCTGGCAATCTGGGAAGAATGGGAGTCTGTCTCCAACTCCGCTCAGGGTAATTCAAAATAA